One Leptolyngbya sp. 'hensonii' DNA segment encodes these proteins:
- a CDS encoding metallophosphoesterase, which yields MRWWRFFFFSLLGLILSICVACAAANVQNTASDNAPTVVPSQPKSSPKPSISPSPIALPPETAAIVASAGPKGLYNPPRGDVRLLVISDLNSAYGSTDYDPEVDQGLALIPFWQPDLVVCGGDMVAGQDPRLTQANMKAMWTAFDQRIAAPMRRAKVPFGFTVGNHDASSALGVRGQFLFQTERDVTAAFWKQPEHDPGVQFVDRNDFPFFYTFEHKDIFFLVWDGSSSKISKEKLAWVEKSLASPKAQQAKMRILLGHLPLYGVAIGRDEPGEVLENADQLRAMLEKYKVSTYISGHHHAYYPAHKGKLQLLHMGILGAGPRPLIEGNVPPGKSLTVVDINFNGPELTTYTTYDMQTLQLIQYDQLPRFLTAHNGMILRRDVDNLNASEQTACEQKLSREQCAA from the coding sequence ATGCGCTGGTGGCGATTTTTCTTCTTCTCCCTGCTTGGATTGATTCTCAGTATTTGCGTGGCCTGTGCTGCTGCTAATGTCCAGAACACGGCTTCTGACAATGCGCCTACGGTGGTGCCATCACAGCCGAAGTCATCGCCAAAACCGTCGATCTCCCCTTCTCCGATCGCCCTTCCCCCCGAAACTGCCGCGATCGTGGCCAGTGCTGGCCCCAAGGGGCTGTACAACCCGCCCAGAGGGGATGTTCGCCTGCTGGTGATCAGCGATCTTAATAGTGCCTATGGCTCGACGGATTATGACCCGGAAGTTGATCAGGGCCTAGCCTTGATTCCCTTCTGGCAACCAGATCTGGTCGTCTGCGGCGGGGATATGGTGGCGGGTCAGGACCCCAGATTGACCCAGGCCAATATGAAGGCCATGTGGACTGCCTTTGACCAGCGGATCGCCGCTCCCATGCGTCGGGCGAAAGTGCCTTTTGGCTTTACCGTCGGCAACCACGATGCCTCTAGTGCCCTGGGGGTAAGGGGTCAGTTCCTGTTTCAGACGGAACGGGATGTAACGGCTGCATTCTGGAAGCAACCGGAGCATGATCCGGGGGTGCAGTTCGTCGATCGCAATGATTTCCCATTCTTCTACACCTTCGAGCACAAAGACATTTTCTTCCTGGTGTGGGATGGCTCCTCCAGCAAAATCTCGAAGGAAAAGCTGGCCTGGGTGGAGAAAAGTCTCGCCAGTCCCAAAGCTCAGCAGGCCAAAATGCGAATTCTCCTGGGTCATCTGCCTCTGTATGGGGTGGCGATCGGTCGGGATGAACCGGGCGAAGTCCTGGAAAATGCTGACCAGCTTCGGGCCATGCTGGAGAAATACAAGGTTAGTACCTATATTAGTGGGCATCACCATGCCTACTATCCGGCCCACAAAGGCAAACTCCAATTGCTGCACATGGGGATTCTGGGTGCCGGTCCCCGTCCCTTGATTGAAGGCAATGTTCCTCCCGGTAAGTCTCTGACGGTAGTGGATATCAATTTCAATGGCCCGGAGTTGACCACCTATACCACCTACGACATGCAGACATTGCAACTGATTCAGTATGACCAACTACCTCGATTCTTGACGGCTCACAATGGGATGATCCTGCGCCGGGATGTGGACAATCTGAATGCATCTGAGCAAACCGCTTGTGAGCAGAAACTGAGCCGGGAGCAATGCGCAGCATAA
- a CDS encoding FecR domain-containing protein, whose amino-acid sequence MFRHRVSGSLSNSDKIKLSALGLGITGVLLSATAIAQPVPLTRATVQSIRNQVSLIPRNQARRSARIADVMIPGDALATALASLAELRFNDGSLARIGEQAVFRFVPKTRTFHLSNGTVLVLIPPGRGTTRVRTPNATAGIKGSSFFIRTYVLNGGSTPSEQASEQDFEGVESKNFVTIMGAIGCNPGRPMEIATSDGSQKKEICGGEMAIVSGNTIQVVRYDVQEFLQSADLVKGLKLNQPPDATDLDIDMAQVRQEILETLQNLSPLDNNKPIYENLPALKLPTNQPVAASPGLLSPNFTVEVLEASTLLDITNNWGLGGSKFTLDQLTAANQFLLKPVKISVQIQSPPVTGPSPTVSTIKPIDIVPIVPSGGLNNPPPSGSPGSSGGVPVTPDPSPPKVSPSPAPVLPVNPSPSPIVPVNPSPAPVLPVDPSPSPILPVNPSPAPVLPVDPSPSPILPVNPSPAPVLPVDPSPSPILPVTPSPAPVLPVGPSPSPIIPVSPSPDPGTSIFPGGGATGGQFPGSGATGGQFPGANADVNPPTPPVVDLVQPAVSVDVQVPLGNNLNATITPPVVDVILPGTQSQTSNP is encoded by the coding sequence ATGTTCCGTCATAGGGTATCAGGCTCTCTATCCAACAGCGATAAAATCAAACTCTCGGCTCTTGGGCTGGGAATTACTGGCGTATTGCTATCAGCCACGGCGATCGCCCAACCGGTGCCTTTGACCCGGGCTACTGTCCAGAGTATCCGCAATCAGGTGAGCCTGATCCCTCGCAATCAGGCCCGTCGATCGGCCCGGATTGCAGATGTGATGATTCCTGGTGATGCCCTTGCAACAGCCCTAGCATCCCTGGCCGAGTTACGGTTTAACGATGGTTCCCTAGCCAGAATTGGCGAGCAGGCAGTTTTCCGCTTTGTGCCCAAGACGCGAACCTTTCATTTGTCTAACGGAACAGTTCTGGTCCTTATTCCACCGGGCCGGGGCACAACCCGTGTGCGTACCCCGAACGCGACGGCTGGGATCAAAGGCTCCTCCTTTTTTATCCGCACCTATGTCTTGAATGGTGGATCAACTCCTTCAGAGCAGGCCAGTGAACAGGACTTTGAAGGAGTAGAGAGTAAGAACTTCGTCACCATTATGGGTGCGATCGGTTGTAATCCGGGGCGGCCCATGGAAATCGCCACATCTGACGGATCTCAAAAGAAAGAAATTTGTGGCGGGGAAATGGCGATCGTGTCTGGGAATACGATTCAAGTGGTTCGCTATGATGTGCAAGAATTTTTGCAGTCGGCAGATCTTGTGAAGGGGTTGAAGTTAAATCAACCGCCTGATGCAACAGATTTGGATATCGACATGGCTCAAGTCCGGCAGGAGATTCTTGAAACCCTCCAGAACCTCTCACCGTTGGACAACAATAAACCCATTTATGAGAACTTACCGGCACTCAAACTTCCTACCAATCAACCTGTAGCAGCGAGTCCAGGGTTATTGAGTCCGAATTTCACAGTTGAAGTACTGGAAGCTTCTACCCTTCTGGATATTACGAATAACTGGGGGCTGGGAGGAAGCAAATTCACTCTGGATCAACTGACGGCAGCGAATCAATTCTTGTTGAAACCTGTCAAGATTTCAGTTCAGATCCAATCACCTCCTGTGACTGGGCCTTCTCCGACTGTATCAACTATCAAACCGATTGATATTGTTCCCATTGTCCCCAGTGGCGGTTTGAATAATCCTCCTCCCAGTGGTTCTCCTGGATCAAGTGGTGGAGTCCCAGTGACGCCAGACCCCAGCCCTCCTAAGGTCAGTCCTTCACCGGCTCCTGTGCTGCCGGTGAACCCTTCCCCTAGCCCGATTGTCCCAGTTAATCCTTCTCCAGCCCCTGTGCTGCCGGTAGACCCTTCCCCCAGCCCAATTCTCCCAGTTAATCCTTCTCCAGCCCCTGTGCTGCCGGTGGACCCTTCCCCCAGCCCAATTCTCCCAGTTAATCCTTCTCCAGCCCCTGTGCTGCCGGTAGACCCTTCCCCCAGCCCAATTCTCCCAGTCACTCCTTCTCCAGCCCCTGTGCTGCCAGTGGGACCCTCCCCCAGCCCGATCATTCCAGTGAGTCCCTCCCCTGACCCTGGAACCAGTATTTTCCCTGGGGGGGGTGCCACAGGGGGACAGTTTCCTGGGAGTGGCGCAACGGGAGGACAATTCCCTGGGGCCAATGCGGATGTCAACCCACCCACTCCCCCTGTGGTGGATCTGGTGCAACCTGCTGTTTCGGTAGATGTACAAGTACCCCTGGGAAATAATCTCAATGCCACGATTACTCCACCTGTTGTGGATGTAATCCTACCAGGGACCCAATCTCAAACCTCTAATCCTTAG
- a CDS encoding Uma2 family endonuclease, with protein sequence MVATVKSLTLEEFLQLPETKPTSEFINGAVIQKPMPQGEHSRLQWKLCEAINQIAEPQKIACAFPELRCTFGGNAIVPDISVFRWDRIPRQPSGRVANRFDLHPDWAIEILSPDQSQTKVLGNLLHCSQHGTELGWLLDPAEASILVVFADQRVQLLRAERPLPVPNGISLFLTVEQVFGWLSV encoded by the coding sequence ATGGTTGCAACCGTAAAAAGCCTGACGCTGGAAGAGTTCTTACAGCTTCCAGAGACAAAGCCCACATCCGAGTTTATTAATGGAGCGGTGATCCAGAAGCCCATGCCCCAGGGAGAGCATAGCCGCTTGCAGTGGAAACTGTGCGAAGCCATCAATCAAATCGCAGAGCCACAAAAAATAGCCTGTGCCTTTCCAGAATTACGCTGCACCTTTGGGGGCAATGCGATCGTGCCTGACATATCCGTATTCCGGTGGGACAGGATTCCCCGGCAGCCTTCGGGACGAGTCGCCAATCGGTTTGACCTCCATCCGGATTGGGCGATTGAAATCCTTTCACCCGACCAAAGCCAAACCAAAGTCTTAGGCAATTTGCTCCACTGTTCTCAGCACGGTACCGAACTGGGCTGGCTACTGGACCCAGCCGAAGCAAGTATTTTAGTGGTCTTTGCTGATCAGCGGGTGCAGTTGCTGAGGGCAGAGCGCCCACTCCCTGTTCCCAATGGCATTTCCTTATTCCTGACGGTGGAGCAGGTGTTTGGCTGGTTGAGTGTGTGA
- the ndhL gene encoding NAD(P)H-quinone oxidoreductase subunit L, whose translation MILVLALYAALAGAYLLVVPVAILTYLNLRWYTAGSIERVLMYFMVFLFFPGLLLLSPLLNFRPQKRQIHATN comes from the coding sequence ATGATCCTGGTTCTTGCCCTTTATGCTGCCCTTGCTGGTGCTTACCTGCTGGTCGTTCCGGTTGCCATCCTCACCTACTTGAATCTGCGCTGGTATACTGCCGGATCGATCGAGCGCGTGTTGATGTATTTCATGGTGTTTCTGTTCTTCCCTGGTCTGTTGCTCCTGAGTCCCCTGTTAAACTTCCGTCCTCAGAAACGACAAATTCATGCGACGAATTGA
- a CDS encoding DUF3007 family protein: MRRIDAIGIGLGIFLAGGIFYVALQALGLTSQDAGVWSQAILVGGLIVWLVTYLARALTQNMTYNQQLKDYQDAVLQKRLEELTPEELEKLQAEIEQERKEASGKTES; this comes from the coding sequence ATGCGACGAATTGATGCGATCGGAATTGGCTTGGGGATTTTTCTGGCCGGTGGTATCTTCTATGTGGCATTGCAGGCTCTCGGCCTGACCAGTCAGGATGCCGGAGTCTGGAGTCAGGCCATTCTGGTGGGTGGGCTGATCGTCTGGCTGGTTACCTATCTGGCGCGAGCCCTGACCCAGAATATGACCTACAACCAGCAGCTTAAGGATTATCAGGATGCTGTGCTCCAGAAACGCCTGGAAGAACTAACACCCGAAGAGCTGGAAAAACTTCAGGCAGAGATTGAACAGGAGCGCAAGGAAGCATCCGGGAAAACGGAATCGTAA
- a CDS encoding DUF433 domain-containing protein, which produces MTFKDHKLDFRNIPTYSIVDAARYLTIPVGTLRSWLQGRYYPVEDGKRFFEPLIQRPDPDIPQLSFTNLVEAHVLRAIREIHGVRLDKVRTALDYIDQQFDIPHPLARIEFQTDGISLFIESMGRLINASEKGQLEMQNVLKHLLERIEWDKGGIAARLFPLTRIKDQNAPKILVIDPRISFGRPILTGTGIPTAILAERYKAGEAMDNLAEDYGCDRLQIEAAIRCELTMQQAA; this is translated from the coding sequence GTGACATTCAAAGATCACAAGCTAGATTTCCGTAATATTCCGACCTACTCGATCGTTGATGCTGCCCGATATTTGACGATTCCAGTGGGAACTTTGAGATCGTGGCTTCAGGGGCGTTATTACCCGGTAGAAGATGGTAAGCGTTTTTTTGAACCTCTTATCCAACGACCTGACCCTGACATACCGCAGCTTTCCTTTACCAACCTGGTAGAAGCCCATGTATTGCGGGCGATTCGTGAGATTCATGGCGTTCGACTAGACAAGGTTCGGACAGCTCTAGATTATATTGACCAACAGTTTGATATTCCCCATCCTTTAGCCCGGATTGAATTTCAGACGGATGGCATTAGCTTGTTTATTGAATCAATGGGGCGGCTCATCAATGCTTCTGAAAAGGGGCAACTGGAGATGCAAAACGTTCTGAAGCATTTGCTAGAACGAATTGAGTGGGATAAAGGCGGTATTGCTGCCCGCTTGTTCCCCTTGACTCGAATCAAAGATCAGAATGCTCCTAAAATCCTGGTCATTGATCCTCGAATCTCGTTTGGTCGTCCGATCTTGACGGGAACAGGAATCCCAACTGCAATCCTGGCTGAACGATACAAGGCAGGGGAGGCAATGGATAACTTGGCTGAAGATTATGGCTGCGATCGGCTTCAAATTGAAGCGGCAATCCGCTGCGAGTTGACGATGCAACAGGCTGCATGA
- a CDS encoding choice-of-anchor L domain-containing protein, translating into MKALHTLATAFAVTAATVGIGSSAMAFTITPNNNGTDLLNALLGTTTGLSNFSVTPTGGAAAFGLFSADPFGLTDGIVLSTGEVVDVVGPNDAPNESFDFGATGVAGDDISLDISFDADATADKLFFSYVFGSEEFPEFVKQGFNDSFELLLNGVNLAKLNNGDLVTVDNLGSGSPDFISNPPGSPGTQLDGYSTVLTFEGLLNKNAKNTLSIKIKDVGDGIFDSAVLIKGKSLGTVKPIPEPAMVLGLLSFGGLMVQRRRMKKA; encoded by the coding sequence ATGAAAGCTTTGCACACACTCGCAACTGCCTTTGCTGTTACTGCTGCCACCGTGGGCATTGGTTCTTCAGCCATGGCATTCACGATTACGCCAAACAACAATGGCACTGACCTCCTGAATGCCCTGCTGGGTACCACCACGGGCCTGAGCAATTTCTCAGTTACACCTACAGGTGGCGCTGCGGCATTTGGCCTCTTCAGTGCAGACCCCTTTGGTTTGACTGATGGCATTGTCTTAAGCACTGGAGAAGTGGTTGATGTGGTAGGTCCTAACGACGCTCCTAATGAGTCTTTTGATTTTGGAGCTACAGGGGTAGCGGGGGATGATATCTCTCTCGATATCAGTTTTGATGCCGATGCAACAGCAGATAAGCTTTTCTTCTCCTACGTCTTTGGTTCGGAAGAGTTTCCAGAGTTTGTTAAGCAGGGATTTAACGACTCCTTCGAACTCTTGTTAAATGGTGTCAATCTGGCTAAATTGAACAATGGCGATTTGGTAACGGTTGATAATCTGGGTTCAGGTAGCCCTGATTTTATCAGCAATCCTCCTGGCTCCCCAGGAACTCAATTGGATGGATATAGCACAGTCCTTACATTTGAAGGATTGTTGAACAAAAATGCCAAGAATACCCTCAGCATCAAGATCAAAGATGTGGGAGATGGGATTTTTGACTCTGCTGTACTTATCAAGGGTAAGTCCTTGGGTACCGTGAAGCCCATACCTGAACCGGCGATGGTACTCGGTCTGTTGAGCTTTGGTGGTTTGATGGTGCAGCGTCGGCGGATGAAAAAGGCATAA
- the rimO gene encoding 30S ribosomal protein S12 methylthiotransferase RimO, producing MKPTISVTHLGCEKNRIDTEHMLGLLVEAGYPVDLDEEQADYVIVNTCSFIQAAREESVRTLVELAEANKKIVITGCMAQHFQDELLQELPEAVALVGTGDYAKIVDVINRVEQGERVKEVSPEPTYIADETLPRYRTTAEGTAYLRVAEGCDYRCAFCIIPHLRGNQRSRSIESIVAEAEKLAIEGVQELVLISQITTNYGLDLYGEPKLAELLRALGQVDVPWIRMHYAYPTGLTPPVIRAIQEVPNILPYLDLPLQHSHPAVLRAMNRPWQGQVNDDVIDRIKTALPQAVLRTQFIVGFPGETDEQFDHLLQFVQHHEFDHVGAFTFSPEEGTPAYDLPNQLPQSVMDERRDALMAAQQPISLKKNQAQVGQVVEVLIEQENPATGELLGRSARFAPDVDGLVYVQGQARLASIVPVEITGSDVYDLYGQIREHHDFFQG from the coding sequence ATGAAGCCGACGATCTCTGTAACGCATCTGGGATGCGAGAAGAACCGGATTGACACCGAGCACATGTTGGGGTTGCTGGTGGAAGCGGGCTACCCGGTAGACCTGGATGAAGAACAGGCTGATTACGTCATTGTTAATACCTGTAGTTTTATCCAGGCGGCTCGGGAAGAATCGGTCCGGACTCTGGTAGAACTGGCAGAGGCCAACAAGAAAATTGTGATCACAGGCTGCATGGCCCAACATTTCCAGGATGAATTGCTCCAGGAATTGCCGGAAGCAGTAGCCCTTGTCGGAACAGGGGACTACGCCAAGATTGTCGATGTCATCAACCGGGTTGAGCAGGGAGAGCGGGTCAAAGAAGTTTCGCCAGAGCCCACTTACATTGCTGACGAAACCCTGCCTCGTTATCGGACTACGGCCGAAGGAACGGCTTACTTGCGTGTGGCCGAAGGCTGTGACTACCGTTGTGCCTTTTGCATCATTCCCCACCTGCGGGGAAACCAGCGATCGCGCTCAATTGAGTCGATCGTGGCTGAAGCGGAGAAATTGGCCATTGAAGGGGTTCAGGAACTGGTTTTAATTTCTCAAATCACGACCAACTATGGGTTGGACTTATACGGCGAACCCAAACTGGCGGAGCTGTTGCGGGCGCTGGGTCAAGTAGATGTGCCCTGGATCCGGATGCATTATGCCTATCCCACTGGCCTTACCCCTCCCGTGATCCGGGCAATTCAGGAGGTGCCCAATATCCTGCCCTATCTGGATTTGCCGCTGCAACATTCCCATCCTGCCGTCTTGCGGGCGATGAATCGTCCCTGGCAAGGGCAGGTCAATGATGACGTGATTGACCGGATCAAAACAGCCCTGCCACAGGCGGTCCTGCGAACCCAATTTATTGTGGGATTTCCTGGAGAAACAGACGAACAGTTTGACCATCTGTTACAGTTTGTCCAGCACCATGAGTTTGATCACGTTGGGGCCTTTACCTTTTCTCCGGAAGAGGGTACACCAGCCTACGATCTGCCTAATCAACTCCCTCAGTCAGTGATGGATGAACGGCGAGATGCCCTGATGGCGGCTCAACAGCCTATTTCCCTGAAAAAGAATCAGGCTCAAGTCGGTCAGGTGGTTGAGGTCTTGATTGAGCAAGAAAATCCTGCTACAGGAGAATTGCTGGGTCGATCGGCCCGATTTGCCCCCGATGTGGATGGCCTGGTTTATGTGCAGGGTCAGGCAAGGCTGGCCTCGATCGTCCCAGTCGAGATCACTGGCTCTGATGTTTACGATCTGTACGGCCAGATCAGGGAACACCACGACTTTTTTCAGGGCTAA
- a CDS encoding FecR domain-containing protein, with the protein MSIKPIQKYRPLFRQLMLVLMGSLCLFLVVLFQRTPTVAQSGIQSAVVAEIVDGSQVFIQNQQARVNDVAGLGQRVRTGQARTQLVFNTGAVARLAPNSSLTVGQKCARLQRGTLLINGVANGCTNSVATGVRGTTYLLEVDENDQTQVKVLEGEVTISKPDPLAAPEVPIVPPTPSLAPTPAPTPSKSPAPTKSVRTKSTPKPTVKPASSPTPNPSPLPAPPSPAPPQLPGGEQRSLDQPIVLSSGQKALIPPGANPVIGQMTQQEFEQILKGVLFNGYSVQIPGLSEVKNSFSQLFPGIPFPIDIPGLSVPGIPGIPGIPFF; encoded by the coding sequence ATGTCCATCAAACCCATCCAAAAATATAGACCTTTATTCAGGCAGCTCATGCTGGTTCTGATGGGCAGCTTATGCCTGTTCCTAGTGGTCCTGTTCCAGCGAACGCCAACTGTTGCCCAGAGCGGGATCCAAAGTGCAGTTGTGGCCGAAATTGTCGATGGCAGCCAGGTCTTTATCCAGAATCAACAGGCAAGGGTGAATGACGTTGCCGGTCTGGGTCAACGGGTTCGTACAGGGCAGGCCCGCACCCAACTTGTCTTTAATACCGGTGCTGTGGCGCGACTAGCACCTAATTCTTCGTTGACCGTGGGCCAGAAATGTGCCCGTTTGCAGCGGGGAACTCTTTTGATCAATGGGGTTGCTAACGGCTGCACTAACTCTGTGGCGACTGGGGTTCGAGGCACCACCTATCTCTTAGAAGTGGATGAGAATGACCAGACTCAGGTCAAGGTATTGGAGGGGGAAGTTACCATCTCCAAACCAGATCCTCTGGCTGCACCGGAAGTTCCGATCGTACCCCCTACCCCCAGCTTGGCCCCAACTCCAGCTCCGACTCCCAGCAAATCTCCCGCACCGACCAAATCTGTGCGAACCAAATCCACGCCCAAGCCCACCGTTAAACCAGCATCCTCCCCCACGCCCAATCCGTCTCCGCTTCCTGCGCCCCCCTCTCCAGCCCCACCCCAACTTCCAGGTGGAGAGCAACGCAGTCTGGATCAGCCGATCGTCCTGTCCTCTGGGCAGAAAGCCCTGATTCCGCCTGGTGCCAATCCTGTGATTGGACAGATGACGCAGCAGGAATTTGAGCAAATTTTGAAGGGCGTGTTATTTAATGGCTATAGTGTGCAAATTCCGGGTCTCAGTGAAGTCAAGAATTCTTTCAGTCAGCTATTCCCAGGAATTCCCTTTCCGATCGATATTCCTGGCCTGTCCGTCCCAGGAATTCCTGGGATTCCTGGAATCCCATTCTTCTAA
- the trpA gene encoding tryptophan synthase subunit alpha, with protein MVTVSEQFEALRDRGGCALIPFITAGDPDLETTAAALQVLDQSGADLIELGVPYSDPLADGPVIQAAATRALQQGTKLDQVLDLVQQVSPTLRSPIILFTYYNPILNQGIEPFLRKLVGVGVKGLVVPDLPLEEAESLMKPAAEIGIEVVLLVAPTSPKERIAAIARQSQGFIYLVSVTGVTGVRTQLGEQVRDLVMELRTVTDKPIGVGFGISQPEHARQVKDWGADAVIVGSAFVKRLAEADPKTGLQAIGDFCSTLKRAIVQD; from the coding sequence ATGGTCACTGTATCAGAGCAATTTGAAGCGTTGCGGGATCGGGGTGGATGTGCCCTGATCCCCTTTATCACAGCCGGAGATCCGGACCTGGAAACCACAGCCGCAGCCCTGCAGGTCCTGGATCAGAGTGGAGCCGATCTGATCGAATTGGGCGTTCCCTATTCTGATCCCCTGGCGGATGGTCCCGTGATCCAGGCTGCCGCAACCCGAGCTTTACAACAGGGAACAAAATTGGACCAGGTTTTGGATCTGGTGCAGCAGGTCAGTCCAACCTTGCGATCGCCCATCATTCTGTTTACTTACTACAATCCCATCCTGAATCAGGGCATTGAGCCATTTTTGCGTAAGCTTGTCGGAGTTGGGGTCAAGGGACTGGTTGTGCCAGATTTACCTTTGGAAGAAGCAGAGTCCCTGATGAAGCCAGCAGCAGAAATTGGGATTGAAGTGGTGCTATTGGTGGCCCCGACCAGTCCTAAAGAGCGGATTGCTGCGATCGCCCGCCAATCTCAGGGTTTCATTTACCTGGTTAGCGTCACAGGCGTAACGGGAGTTCGGACCCAATTGGGAGAGCAGGTGCGGGATCTGGTCATGGAATTGCGGACTGTGACCGACAAGCCGATCGGAGTGGGCTTCGGCATTTCTCAGCCCGAACATGCCCGTCAGGTCAAAGACTGGGGTGCAGATGCGGTCATCGTTGGCAGTGCGTTCGTCAAGCGGTTGGCCGAGGCTGATCCCAAAACAGGATTGCAGGCGATCGGAGACTTCTGTAGTACCCTCAAACGGGCGATCGTCCAGGACTAG
- a CDS encoding DEAD/DEAH box helicase, with the protein MTLSFKDLGISEALVQHLEAIGFVSPTAIQSQAIPHLLASRDVLGQAQTGTGKTAAFSLPILERLDPNNPAVQALVLTPTRELALQVCQSIRSFNNDNRIRVVPIYGGQAIDRQLQRLQQAAQIVVGTPGRVLDLLSRGDLKLAQVNWLVLDEADEMLNMGFIDDVEKILSQAPAERQTAFFSATMPLTVRRLVNRFLKSPITVTIEQPKAAPNRINQVAYLVPRGWTKIKALQPILELEDPESALIFVRTRRTAAELTNQLQAAGHSVDEYHGDLSQVQRERLLLRLRQRQVRWVVATDIAARGIHVEDLSHVINFDLPDSLENYVHRIGRTGRAGKEGTAISLIQPLERRKLRDIERHVRQSLEVRSIPTRTQVEARYLEKLQGELREALAGERMASFLPIVSQLGEEYDPHAIAAAALQMVYDKTRPNWTQADYYPEESSATRDSQAPKPKPVKRSKTSASRNS; encoded by the coding sequence ATGACACTCTCGTTCAAAGACCTCGGTATCTCAGAAGCACTCGTACAACACCTGGAAGCGATCGGCTTTGTCTCCCCAACAGCGATTCAGTCCCAGGCTATTCCTCACCTCCTGGCCAGTCGAGATGTGTTGGGCCAGGCACAGACCGGAACGGGTAAAACAGCCGCTTTTTCGCTGCCCATTCTGGAGCGGCTTGACCCAAACAATCCTGCAGTGCAAGCCCTGGTGTTAACCCCGACCCGTGAACTGGCTCTCCAAGTCTGTCAATCTATTCGTAGCTTTAACAACGACAATCGGATTCGGGTTGTGCCCATTTATGGAGGGCAGGCCATCGATCGGCAGTTGCAGCGTTTGCAGCAGGCCGCTCAGATCGTCGTGGGCACCCCTGGGCGTGTGCTGGACTTGCTCAGCCGGGGGGACTTGAAACTGGCTCAGGTAAACTGGCTGGTGTTGGACGAAGCCGATGAAATGCTGAACATGGGCTTTATTGATGATGTGGAAAAGATCCTCAGTCAGGCTCCTGCCGAGCGACAGACTGCTTTCTTCTCTGCCACCATGCCCCTGACAGTGCGCAGACTGGTGAATCGCTTCCTCAAGTCGCCGATAACTGTAACGATCGAGCAACCCAAGGCCGCCCCCAATCGGATTAACCAGGTTGCTTATCTGGTTCCACGGGGGTGGACCAAGATTAAGGCCCTGCAACCCATTCTGGAGCTTGAAGATCCAGAGTCAGCCCTGATCTTTGTCCGCACTCGTCGCACAGCCGCTGAACTGACCAATCAACTTCAGGCTGCAGGTCATAGCGTCGATGAGTACCACGGTGATCTGAGCCAGGTGCAGCGGGAGCGCCTGCTGCTCCGGTTGCGCCAGCGTCAGGTGCGTTGGGTTGTGGCGACTGATATCGCCGCTCGGGGGATCCATGTGGAAGACCTGAGCCATGTGATCAACTTTGATCTGCCCGATAGCCTGGAGAACTACGTACACCGGATTGGCCGCACGGGTCGGGCTGGAAAAGAAGGGACGGCAATTTCCCTGATTCAACCCCTGGAACGGCGTAAGCTCAGAGATATTGAGCGTCACGTTCGCCAGTCCCTGGAAGTGCGCTCGATTCCGACCCGGACTCAGGTTGAGGCCCGTTATCTGGAGAAGCTCCAGGGTGAACTGCGGGAAGCGCTGGCTGGTGAGCGGATGGCATCCTTCTTGCCGATCGTGTCCCAACTGGGTGAAGAATACGATCCCCATGCGATCGCGGCGGCAGCCCTCCAGATGGTTTACGATAAGACCCGCCCCAACTGGACTCAGGCAGACTACTACCCTGAGGAATCATCCGCTACCCGGGATAGCCAGGCTCCTAAGCCCAAGCCCGTGAAGCGCTCCAAAACCTCTGCCTCCCGCAACAGCTAG